Proteins encoded together in one Longimicrobium sp. window:
- the asd gene encoding archaetidylserine decarboxylase (Phosphatidylserine decarboxylase is synthesized as a single chain precursor. Generation of the pyruvoyl active site from a Ser is coupled to cleavage of a Gly-Ser bond between the larger (beta) and smaller (alpha chains). It is an integral membrane protein.) — protein MSQTDLPSARARALLRVLGRLPQGALSRAFGRIADAPLPRPLRRPVLGAFARAVGADVSECELPLEEYPSLNRFFVRKLRDGARTWPADPRVAASPVDGVFGQVGRVAEGKLIQAKGRQYTLAGLLDDGAEWERFEGGAFATIYLSPRDYHRIHSPCGGVVPRARHIPGALLPVNAPAVAHLPDLFARNERLLAYIDGPLGRVAMVAVGAYNVGRISAAFDPAWNAPAGSSSWVTNRRGLAAATKSYDPPVPIAQGDEIMTFHLGSTVVLVFEPGRVELAEGSVAGAPVRLGSAIGQA, from the coding sequence ATGAGCCAGACCGACCTTCCGTCCGCCCGAGCGCGGGCGCTGCTCCGCGTCCTGGGGCGCCTCCCGCAGGGCGCGCTCTCCCGCGCCTTCGGCCGCATCGCGGACGCGCCCCTCCCGCGCCCGCTGCGCCGCCCCGTCCTGGGCGCCTTCGCCCGCGCCGTGGGCGCCGACGTCAGCGAGTGCGAGCTGCCCCTGGAGGAGTACCCGTCGCTGAACCGCTTCTTCGTGCGCAAGCTCAGGGACGGCGCGCGCACCTGGCCCGCAGACCCGCGCGTCGCCGCCTCCCCGGTGGACGGCGTGTTCGGGCAGGTGGGGCGGGTGGCGGAGGGGAAGCTGATCCAGGCCAAGGGGCGCCAGTACACGCTGGCCGGCCTGCTGGACGACGGCGCGGAGTGGGAGCGCTTCGAGGGCGGCGCCTTCGCCACCATCTACCTGAGCCCGCGGGACTACCACCGCATCCACTCGCCGTGCGGGGGCGTGGTGCCGCGCGCGCGCCACATTCCCGGCGCGCTCCTCCCGGTGAACGCCCCCGCCGTGGCGCACCTCCCCGACCTCTTCGCCCGCAACGAGCGCCTGTTGGCTTACATCGACGGCCCCCTCGGCCGCGTGGCGATGGTGGCGGTGGGCGCCTACAACGTCGGCCGCATCTCCGCCGCCTTCGACCCGGCCTGGAACGCTCCGGCCGGCTCATCGTCGTGGGTCACCAACCGCCGCGGCCTCGCGGCGGCCACCAAGAGCTACGACCCGCCCGTCCCCATCGCGCAGGGCGACGAGATCATGACCTTTCACCTGGGCTCCACCGTAGTGCTGGTGTTCGAGCCCGGCCGCGTGGAGCTGGCGGAGGGGAGCGTGGCGGGTGCGCCGGTGCGGCTGGGGAGCGCGATCGGCCAAGCTTGA
- a CDS encoding pitrilysin family protein, with translation MQDTHDTPFRIESRTHVLRNGMRIVAHEDRTAPLVAVHLMYRVGSRDERPGRTGLAHLLEHLMFEGSQHAPKGDFDDLLERVGGTNNGSTWLDRTNYYETVPSHAVELPLWLERDRMAFFLPTLTEETLEVQRGVVINERRQTFENRPYGLADERLHELLFPGGHPYSWPTIGYTPDLEATTLEDARTFYSTYYTAGNAVLVFAGDISAQDAFALAERYFGDLPAGPELPDAPRTDALPAVGVRETMEDAVSFPRTYRAWAVPGYGTRDWVALDVLAYLLADGESSRLQRALVREGQLAQDVDTYLYPTALCGIFGIVSTARSGVDVDTVDAAIRHALDQVARGDVGDDEVVGAVRRVRRDHVGQLATVEERADALAYAATVLGDAEALNRVSALYDTITADDVERVAAQYLDEMRGVTLLVLSDEADEEVQDAA, from the coding sequence GTGCAGGATACCCACGACACCCCGTTCCGCATCGAGTCGCGCACGCACGTCCTGCGCAACGGGATGCGGATCGTGGCCCACGAAGACCGCACCGCGCCGCTGGTGGCCGTGCACCTCATGTACCGCGTAGGGTCGCGTGACGAGCGGCCGGGGCGCACGGGACTGGCCCACCTGCTGGAGCACCTGATGTTCGAGGGCTCGCAGCACGCCCCCAAGGGCGACTTCGACGACCTGCTGGAGCGGGTGGGCGGCACCAACAACGGCTCCACCTGGCTCGACCGCACCAACTACTACGAGACGGTCCCCTCGCACGCCGTGGAGCTTCCGCTCTGGCTGGAGCGCGACCGGATGGCCTTCTTCCTCCCCACGCTCACCGAGGAAACGCTAGAGGTGCAGCGCGGGGTGGTGATCAACGAGCGCCGCCAGACGTTCGAGAACCGCCCGTACGGCCTGGCCGACGAGCGGCTGCACGAGCTCCTCTTCCCAGGCGGGCACCCGTACTCCTGGCCCACCATCGGCTACACGCCGGACCTGGAGGCGACGACGCTGGAGGACGCGCGCACATTCTATTCGACGTACTACACCGCCGGCAACGCGGTGCTGGTGTTCGCGGGCGACATCTCGGCCCAGGATGCCTTCGCGCTGGCCGAGCGCTACTTCGGCGACCTGCCGGCCGGCCCCGAGCTTCCAGATGCGCCGCGGACCGACGCACTCCCGGCCGTCGGGGTGCGCGAGACGATGGAGGACGCCGTCTCCTTTCCGCGGACGTACCGCGCGTGGGCGGTGCCCGGCTACGGGACGCGCGACTGGGTGGCGCTCGACGTCCTCGCCTACCTGCTGGCGGACGGCGAGAGCTCGCGGCTGCAGCGGGCGCTGGTACGCGAGGGGCAGCTCGCGCAGGACGTGGACACCTATCTGTACCCGACTGCGCTGTGCGGCATCTTCGGCATCGTCTCCACCGCACGGTCGGGGGTGGACGTGGACACCGTGGACGCCGCCATCCGCCACGCGCTGGACCAGGTTGCCCGCGGCGACGTGGGGGACGACGAGGTGGTGGGCGCCGTGCGCCGGGTGCGGCGCGACCACGTGGGGCAGCTCGCCACGGTGGAGGAGCGGGCCGACGCGCTGGCCTACGCCGCCACCGTGCTCGGTGACGCGGAAGCCCTCAACCGCGTCTCCGCACTGTACGACACGATCACGGCGGACGACGTGGAGCGCGTGGCGGCGCAGTACCTCGATGAAATGCGCGGCGTCACGCTCCTGGTGTTGTCGGACGAGGCCGACGAGGAGGTCCAGGATGCCGCCTAG
- a CDS encoding pitrilysin family protein, giving the protein MPPSPAFLPAPSIGAPPAPRVPRPERYTLSNGLRVIAARMGEIPQVVLRLAIPAGSAAEPRERPGTAALVGHLLTEGTELQTAQELNARVDYLGALLHANVGHDYAEAEAVLLHETLEEGIQLLAEIITRPSFPDAEVERIRNESLDALVAREDEPGNVADDRVSLEVFGADHPYGRPSFGTAEGIAGVTRDELVDFHARHYRPAGAYLVAAGDFEPGALREMLEAAFAGWMGEAPPVAYPAEDGDTPAAAGQLVAVPWDDAAQSEIRIAGRGIDRRSPDWVRGAVANYILGGSTITGRLGANLREEKGWTYGANSAFSAGIARGGWTAHTAVDVEVTAGAVEEMLREMRRMADEPVDEDELRRARDAMVLSLPRAFETPGQVASRLGTLEAYGLPHDYWDRYPAAVQAVTAEDVQRIARERFHPDRVVRVVVGDGVA; this is encoded by the coding sequence ATGCCGCCTAGCCCCGCCTTCCTCCCCGCGCCATCCATCGGCGCGCCGCCCGCGCCCCGCGTTCCGCGTCCGGAGCGATATACGCTGTCGAACGGGCTGCGCGTGATCGCGGCGCGCATGGGCGAGATCCCGCAGGTGGTGCTGCGCCTGGCGATCCCGGCCGGCTCCGCCGCGGAGCCGCGCGAGCGCCCCGGGACGGCCGCGCTGGTCGGACACCTCCTCACCGAGGGCACGGAGCTCCAGACCGCGCAGGAGCTCAACGCCCGCGTGGACTATCTGGGCGCCCTCCTGCACGCCAACGTCGGCCACGACTACGCCGAAGCCGAGGCGGTGCTCCTCCACGAGACGCTGGAGGAAGGGATCCAGCTGCTCGCCGAGATCATCACCCGCCCCTCCTTTCCTGACGCGGAGGTGGAGCGGATCAGGAACGAGTCGCTGGACGCCCTCGTCGCCCGCGAGGACGAGCCCGGGAACGTGGCCGACGACCGCGTGTCGCTGGAAGTCTTCGGAGCCGATCATCCGTACGGCCGTCCCTCCTTCGGCACGGCGGAGGGAATCGCCGGGGTGACGAGGGACGAGCTGGTGGACTTCCACGCGCGCCACTACCGCCCCGCCGGCGCATACCTCGTGGCCGCAGGCGACTTCGAGCCGGGCGCATTGCGCGAGATGCTCGAAGCGGCGTTCGCGGGGTGGATGGGGGAGGCGCCGCCGGTCGCGTACCCCGCCGAGGACGGCGACACGCCGGCGGCCGCGGGCCAGCTGGTCGCGGTGCCGTGGGACGACGCGGCGCAGTCGGAGATCCGCATCGCGGGGCGCGGCATCGACCGCCGCTCGCCGGACTGGGTGCGCGGCGCGGTCGCCAACTACATCCTGGGCGGCAGCACCATAACCGGCCGTCTGGGGGCCAACCTCCGCGAGGAGAAGGGGTGGACCTACGGCGCCAATTCCGCGTTCTCGGCCGGCATCGCGCGGGGCGGCTGGACGGCGCACACCGCCGTGGACGTGGAGGTGACCGCCGGAGCCGTGGAGGAGATGCTCCGCGAGATGCGGCGGATGGCCGATGAGCCGGTGGACGAGGACGAGCTGCGGCGCGCCCGCGACGCCATGGTCCTCTCCCTCCCCCGGGCCTTCGAGACGCCGGGCCAGGTGGCGAGCCGGCTCGGGACGCTGGAGGCGTACGGGCTGCCGCACGACTACTGGGACCGCTACCCCGCCGCCGTGCAGGCGGTGACGGCGGAGGACGTGCAGCGCATCGCCCGCGAGCGCTTCCACCCGGACCGCGTGGTACGCGTGGTGGTGGGGGACGGCGTGGCGTGA
- a CDS encoding L-threonylcarbamoyladenylate synthase has product MKILSIDPGAPDAADLEPAAEALRGGGLVAFPTETVYGLGANALDPDAVARIFAAKGRPDYNPLIVHAADAEAARALAAEWPVAAERLAAAFWPGPLTLVVPRAAHVPDAVTAGLPNVALRVPGHPVAHALLAAAGIPVAAPSANRSGEVSPTTAGHVVRSLGDAVDVVVDGGPCTLGIESTVVSLASPTPTILRPGTVTQEELSEVLGVVLIAGGPKEQPGAALPSPGRMDRHYAPRAQLRLIDPEPTGLVALVAAGPGVEAFLPMRIDSRTYGERTAVLSYSGAEYPGARVIRMRPDPAGYAARLYATLHELDAEGYERILVERVPDEQEWAGVRDRLLRASHPGNEVR; this is encoded by the coding sequence ATGAAGATCTTATCGATCGATCCAGGCGCTCCGGACGCGGCCGATCTGGAGCCCGCGGCGGAGGCGCTGCGGGGCGGCGGGCTCGTCGCTTTCCCTACCGAGACGGTGTACGGGCTGGGCGCCAACGCGCTCGATCCCGATGCGGTGGCGCGCATCTTCGCCGCCAAGGGGCGCCCCGACTACAACCCGCTGATCGTCCACGCCGCCGACGCGGAGGCGGCGCGCGCGCTGGCCGCGGAGTGGCCGGTCGCGGCGGAGCGCCTGGCGGCTGCTTTCTGGCCCGGCCCGCTCACCCTGGTCGTCCCCAGGGCCGCGCACGTGCCGGACGCGGTGACGGCGGGGCTCCCCAACGTGGCCCTCCGCGTGCCGGGGCACCCGGTGGCGCATGCGCTGCTGGCCGCCGCGGGCATCCCCGTCGCCGCGCCGAGCGCGAACCGCTCCGGCGAGGTCTCCCCCACCACCGCCGGCCACGTGGTGCGCAGCCTGGGCGACGCGGTGGACGTGGTGGTGGACGGCGGCCCGTGCACGCTGGGCATTGAGTCCACGGTAGTTTCGCTGGCATCCCCAACACCGACCATCCTGCGCCCCGGCACCGTGACGCAGGAGGAGCTCTCGGAGGTGCTCGGCGTGGTGCTGATCGCGGGCGGGCCAAAGGAGCAGCCGGGCGCCGCCCTTCCCTCCCCCGGCCGCATGGACCGGCACTACGCCCCGCGCGCCCAGCTCCGCCTGATCGACCCCGAGCCGACGGGCCTGGTGGCGCTGGTGGCGGCCGGGCCAGGCGTGGAGGCCTTCCTCCCCATGCGCATCGACAGCCGCACCTACGGCGAGCGCACGGCCGTCCTCTCGTACAGCGGCGCGGAGTACCCCGGCGCCCGCGTCATCCGCATGCGCCCGGACCCGGCCGGCTACGCCGCCCGCCTCTACGCCACGCTGCACGAACTCGACGCAGAGGGGTACGAAAGAATCCTGGTGGAGCGCGTGCCGGACGAGCAGGAATGGGCGGGAGTGCGGGATCGCCTTCTGCGCGCGTCGCATCCGGGAAACGAAGTGCGTTAG
- a CDS encoding radical SAM protein, translating to MNTRTEQVEGLIARFPHIPREAVLKEDLLRTGIAFDDSALSDNLEGEVKPKSYFIFSFDQKPLKELGTAAIRRPPEEVALTGGPWELRRTIVSVRTNPDSPYRITRGESGTLQMWLDGRVIADVALPPMPEYYRHDLANGKTVMETAPTIQWGYLIYLTVLRLCQYFGAKEECQYCDINHNWRQHKQEGRPYTGVKPVDDVLEALAIIDRYDTARVSQAYTLTGGSVTSKVDGLAEADFYGRYAQAIEERFPGRWIGKVVAQALPREDVQRYFDYGIRIYHPNYEVWDKRLFEIICPGKERYVGREEWHRRIFDAAEVFGPRYVIPNFVAGVEMAKPFGFATIDEAIASTAEGLDHFMSRGITPRFTTWCPEPSTPLGKDNPEGAPLEYHIRLLEVYRETLEKHGLKPPPGYGVAGPGNAVFSVSSFMDTLSPEAVTAEEAVGAGA from the coding sequence ATGAATACACGTACCGAGCAGGTAGAAGGACTGATCGCCCGCTTTCCGCACATTCCGCGGGAGGCGGTGCTCAAGGAAGACCTCCTGCGCACGGGGATCGCGTTCGACGACTCGGCGCTCAGCGACAACCTGGAGGGCGAGGTCAAGCCGAAGTCGTACTTCATCTTCTCCTTCGACCAGAAGCCGCTGAAGGAGCTGGGCACCGCCGCCATCCGCCGCCCCCCCGAAGAGGTCGCGCTCACCGGCGGCCCGTGGGAGCTGCGCCGCACCATCGTCTCGGTGCGCACCAACCCGGACTCGCCGTACCGCATCACGCGCGGCGAATCGGGGACGCTGCAGATGTGGCTCGACGGCCGCGTCATCGCCGACGTCGCGCTGCCGCCGATGCCGGAGTACTACCGCCACGACCTCGCCAACGGCAAAACGGTGATGGAGACGGCGCCCACCATCCAGTGGGGCTACCTGATCTACCTGACGGTGCTGCGGCTCTGCCAGTACTTTGGCGCCAAGGAGGAGTGCCAGTACTGCGACATCAACCACAACTGGCGCCAGCACAAGCAGGAAGGCCGCCCCTACACCGGCGTCAAGCCCGTGGACGACGTGCTGGAGGCGCTCGCCATCATCGACCGCTACGACACCGCGCGCGTCTCGCAGGCCTACACCCTCACGGGCGGCTCGGTGACGTCGAAGGTGGACGGCCTGGCCGAGGCCGACTTCTACGGCCGCTACGCGCAGGCAATCGAGGAGCGCTTCCCCGGCCGGTGGATCGGCAAGGTGGTGGCGCAGGCGCTGCCGCGTGAGGACGTGCAGCGCTACTTCGACTACGGCATCCGCATCTACCACCCCAACTACGAGGTGTGGGACAAGCGGCTGTTCGAGATCATCTGCCCGGGCAAGGAGCGCTACGTGGGCCGCGAGGAGTGGCACCGGCGAATCTTCGACGCGGCGGAGGTGTTCGGGCCGCGCTACGTGATCCCCAACTTCGTCGCCGGGGTGGAGATGGCGAAGCCGTTCGGGTTCGCCACCATCGACGAAGCGATCGCCTCCACGGCGGAGGGCCTCGACCACTTCATGTCGCGCGGGATCACGCCGCGCTTCACCACCTGGTGCCCGGAGCCTTCCACCCCGCTCGGCAAAGACAACCCGGAGGGCGCCCCGCTCGAGTACCACATCCGCCTCCTGGAGGTCTACCGCGAGACGCTGGAGAAGCACGGCCTGAAGCCGCCCCCGGGCTACGGCGTCGCCGGCCCCGGCAACGCCGTCTTCTCCGTCAGCTCCTTCATGGACACCCTGTCCCCCGAAGCGGTGACGGCGGAGGAAGCCGTCGGCGCGGGGGCGTGA
- a CDS encoding toxin-antitoxin system HicB family antitoxin, with protein MTTLSLRLPESLHKQVRELASREGISIDQFIATAVAEKMSALMTEDYLAARAARGDRASYDAALARVPDAPPKERDRAPGWGLGGENSL; from the coding sequence ATGACCACGCTGAGCCTGCGGCTCCCCGAGTCGCTCCATAAGCAGGTCCGCGAGCTTGCTTCACGAGAGGGAATCTCGATCGATCAGTTCATCGCCACCGCCGTCGCCGAGAAGATGTCTGCGCTGATGACGGAGGATTACCTTGCCGCGCGCGCAGCTCGGGGCGACCGCGCGAGCTACGATGCCGCGCTGGCACGGGTACCTGACGCGCCACCCAAAGAACGGGACCGGGCTCCGGGCTGGGGACTCGGGGGGGAAAATTCGTTGTAG
- the moaA gene encoding GTP 3',8-cyclase MoaA has translation MTRLVQLGGVLPVVAENAIPEHGPMTDGFGRRIEYLRISVTDKCNLRCVYCMPEEGLPWLRRDELLSYEEIGEIVRTMAGLGLRRVRITGGEPLVRRDLPSLVRILRAISGIEDIALSTNAVLLGEHADALRSAGLDRVNVSLDSLIPERIDAISRRAGSARAILDGLEAAERAGFFPIKVNCVVMRGRNDDEVEAFAAITRERPWHVRFIEVMPTGDNLGVSQDEYVSSEETLGRIARIGDLRPVAGPRGNGPAKYYAFDGAAGTVGVITPMSHNYCGTCNRMRLTADGQLRPCLFGDLHTALRDPLRRGEPLEPLIRHTLRIKPERHWLVQGSDEGSGGLRALSQVGG, from the coding sequence ATGACGCGCCTGGTGCAGCTCGGCGGCGTCCTGCCGGTGGTGGCCGAGAACGCCATCCCGGAGCACGGGCCGATGACGGACGGCTTCGGCCGCCGCATCGAGTACCTCCGCATTTCGGTGACGGACAAGTGCAACCTCCGCTGCGTCTACTGCATGCCGGAGGAAGGCCTCCCCTGGCTGCGCCGCGACGAGCTCCTCTCGTACGAGGAGATCGGCGAGATCGTGCGGACGATGGCCGGGCTGGGGCTGCGCCGCGTCCGCATCACCGGGGGCGAGCCGCTCGTACGCCGCGACCTCCCGTCGCTGGTGCGCATCCTCCGTGCGATCTCCGGCATCGAGGACATCGCCCTTTCCACCAACGCCGTCCTCCTGGGCGAGCACGCGGACGCGCTGCGCTCCGCGGGGCTGGACCGCGTCAACGTCTCGCTCGACTCGCTGATCCCCGAGCGCATCGACGCCATCTCGCGGCGTGCGGGCTCCGCGCGGGCGATTCTGGACGGGCTGGAGGCGGCGGAGCGAGCCGGGTTCTTCCCCATCAAGGTCAACTGCGTGGTGATGCGCGGGAGGAACGACGACGAGGTGGAGGCGTTCGCCGCCATCACGCGCGAGCGGCCCTGGCACGTCCGCTTCATCGAGGTGATGCCCACCGGCGACAACCTGGGCGTGTCGCAGGACGAGTACGTGTCGTCGGAGGAGACGCTGGGGCGGATCGCCCGCATCGGCGACCTGCGGCCGGTGGCGGGGCCGCGCGGCAACGGGCCCGCGAAGTACTACGCCTTCGACGGCGCGGCGGGAACGGTGGGCGTCATCACGCCGATGAGCCACAACTACTGCGGCACCTGCAACCGCATGCGCCTCACCGCCGACGGCCAGCTCCGCCCCTGCCTCTTTGGCGATCTCCACACCGCCCTCCGCGATCCGCTCCGCCGCGGCGAGCCCCTGGAGCCGCTGATCCGCCACACCCTGCGCATCAAGCCCGAGCGCCACTGGCTGGTGCAGGGCAGCGACGAGGGGAGCGGCGGGCTGCGGGCGCTGAGTCAGGTGGGGGGGTAG
- a CDS encoding molybdenum cofactor biosynthesis protein MoaE — translation MGASYAAVVAEPLDAARILADTLSPEDGAALLFWGVVRNENDGRAVTQLEYHAYEAMAERELLRIADEARERWGTGDIRVVHRVGLLEVGEASIAIAVAAPHRGEAYEASRYVIEQVKQRVPVWKREGYAEGAHEWVPGFTPAAG, via the coding sequence GTGGGGGCAAGCTACGCCGCCGTGGTCGCCGAGCCGCTCGACGCCGCACGCATCCTCGCCGATACGCTCTCCCCCGAGGACGGGGCGGCGCTCCTCTTCTGGGGCGTGGTGCGCAACGAGAACGACGGGCGCGCCGTGACCCAGCTCGAGTACCACGCCTACGAGGCGATGGCCGAGCGCGAGCTCCTCCGCATCGCCGACGAGGCGCGCGAGCGGTGGGGGACGGGCGACATCCGGGTCGTCCACCGCGTGGGGCTGCTGGAGGTGGGGGAGGCGAGCATCGCCATCGCCGTGGCGGCGCCGCACCGGGGGGAGGCGTACGAGGCCAGCCGCTACGTCATCGAGCAGGTAAAGCAGCGCGTGCCCGTGTGGAAGCGCGAGGGGTACGCGGAGGGGGCGCACGAGTGGGTCCCCGGCTTCACCCCGGCGGCCGGATGA
- the moaD gene encoding molybdopterin converting factor subunit 1, whose protein sequence is MIVRTLFFATYRDLAGTDELAVELPAGARVVDLVRQLRAGGTALSSLPESPVVAVNMDYAPAATALRDGDEVALIPPVAGG, encoded by the coding sequence ATGATCGTTCGCACCCTCTTCTTCGCCACGTACCGCGACCTCGCGGGGACGGACGAGCTCGCGGTGGAGCTGCCGGCGGGCGCGCGCGTCGTGGACCTGGTGCGGCAGCTGCGCGCGGGGGGCACCGCGCTCTCGTCGCTCCCAGAATCGCCGGTGGTGGCCGTGAACATGGACTACGCGCCCGCCGCCACTGCGCTCCGCGATGGCGACGAGGTGGCGCTCATTCCGCCGGTGGCGGGGGGCTGA
- a CDS encoding HU family DNA-binding protein, with the protein MTKADLVQKVADTIGPGITKRDCAVVVDSFLNSIKDAMADHQNIEIRGFGTFKVRERKSRLARNPRTGDPVEVPPRAVPVFKPSKELRALVEEKVLEV; encoded by the coding sequence ATGACCAAGGCGGATCTGGTACAGAAGGTCGCCGACACGATCGGCCCCGGCATCACGAAGCGCGACTGCGCGGTGGTGGTGGATTCGTTCCTGAACTCCATCAAGGACGCCATGGCGGATCACCAGAACATCGAGATCCGAGGGTTCGGCACCTTCAAGGTCCGTGAGCGCAAGAGCCGTCTGGCGCGCAACCCGCGCACCGGCGACCCGGTGGAGGTGCCGCCGCGCGCCGTGCCGGTGTTCAAGCCGTCGAAGGAGCTCCGCGCCCTGGTGGAGGAGAAGGTGCTGGAGGTTTGA
- the carA gene encoding glutamine-hydrolyzing carbamoyl-phosphate synthase small subunit, producing MAAPAVLMLEDGRVFAGESYGAGGTAFGEVVFNTSMTGYQEVLTDPSYTGQLVAMTYPLIGNYGVNPADEESARPQVAGFILHEAPPMHSNWRATEPLHDYLERSGVVAIQGVDTRALTRHIRSRGSMRAAIAPADGAGDALLERILAQPSMEGLDLADEVSTHERYTVTPAGERRFRVLAYDFGVKSNSLQLLAERGCEVTVIPSHTPVEEIVAAGADGLFVSNGPGDPEAVPHALDSIRELGARDTPVFGICLGHQLISRAFGATTYKLLYGHRGGNHPVRRVSDGAVEITSQNHGFAVQGDESGVPGAPGLRVTHVNLNDGTVEGVEHTEQPVFSVQYHPEAAPGPHDSVYLFDRFVDEMERRRNLAAGDA from the coding sequence TTGGCCGCACCTGCCGTGCTCATGCTGGAGGATGGACGCGTATTCGCCGGCGAGTCGTACGGAGCCGGGGGGACGGCGTTCGGCGAGGTGGTGTTCAACACCTCCATGACCGGGTACCAGGAGGTCCTCACCGACCCGTCGTACACCGGCCAGCTGGTGGCGATGACCTACCCGCTGATCGGCAACTACGGCGTCAACCCGGCGGACGAGGAGTCGGCGCGGCCGCAGGTGGCCGGCTTCATCCTCCACGAGGCGCCGCCGATGCACAGCAACTGGCGCGCGACCGAGCCGCTCCACGACTACCTCGAACGCAGCGGCGTGGTGGCGATCCAGGGCGTCGACACGCGCGCCCTCACCCGCCACATCCGCTCGCGCGGGTCGATGCGCGCCGCCATCGCGCCCGCGGACGGGGCGGGCGACGCGCTGCTGGAGCGCATCCTCGCCCAGCCCTCCATGGAGGGATTGGACCTGGCGGACGAGGTTTCCACGCACGAGCGCTACACCGTGACCCCCGCGGGGGAGCGGCGCTTCCGGGTGCTGGCGTACGACTTCGGGGTCAAGAGCAACTCCCTGCAGCTCCTGGCCGAGCGCGGCTGCGAGGTGACGGTGATCCCCTCGCACACGCCGGTGGAGGAGATCGTGGCGGCCGGGGCGGACGGGCTCTTCGTCTCCAACGGCCCCGGCGACCCGGAGGCGGTGCCCCACGCCCTCGACTCCATCCGCGAGCTGGGCGCGCGCGACACGCCGGTGTTCGGGATCTGCCTGGGGCACCAGCTCATCTCTCGCGCCTTTGGGGCGACTACTTACAAGCTCCTGTACGGCCACAGGGGCGGCAACCACCCCGTGCGCCGCGTGAGCGACGGGGCGGTGGAGATCACCTCGCAGAACCACGGCTTCGCGGTGCAGGGGGACGAGAGCGGGGTTCCCGGCGCGCCGGGACTGCGCGTGACCCACGTCAACCTGAACGACGGCACCGTGGAGGGCGTGGAGCACACGGAGCAGCCCGTTTTCTCGGTGCAGTACCACCCGGAGGCGGCGCCGGGGCCGCACGACTCCGTCTATCTCTTTGACCGCTTTGTGGATGAGATGGAGCGCCGGCGCAACCTCGCGGCCGGAGACGCTTGA